Proteins from one Rhineura floridana isolate rRhiFlo1 chromosome 16, rRhiFlo1.hap2, whole genome shotgun sequence genomic window:
- the LOC133371238 gene encoding uncharacterized protein LOC133371238: MRKALSCLLLLLLAAGGARSSTEDELCRARRHQTESPAGAFQCPKRLDGADAKCSCQVFRPPSCCSSGEAVLGEQRGPRAAHLKEGVSAAGPGTTKPPNNRLFRNWWGAIVFFIVLAVGTVAWNVVRYCRERYSPQRRDLSLPNAFSGRIWLEDFGPPPPIQTLGVPPPYTASPPPPYAADPPPYSVEDPQDNRDPPPPFPNSPVVPFPCANGGSAEEGAAVWPAMQRNAPGCFLGPTLETELPVDS; encoded by the exons ATGCGGAAAGCTTTGTCCTGCTTGTTACTCCTGCTGTTGGCTGCAGGTGGCGCCCGTTCGAGCACCGAGGACGAATTGTGTCGAGCCAGGCGACACCAGACGGAATCGCCGGCCGGAGCCTTTCAATGTCCGAAGCGGCTCGACGGCGCGGACGCCAAGTGCTCTTGCCAGGTTTTCCGCCCGCCCTCCTGTTGCTCGTCGGGCGAGGCCGTCCTAGGTGAACAGCGGGGTCCTCGCGCCGCTCATCTCAAGGAGGGAGTCTCTGCCGCTGGCCCAGGAACCACAAAGCCCCCGAATAATAGGCTCTTTCGGA ACTGGTGGGGTGcaattgtatttttcattgtgcTAGCTGTTGGCACAGTCGCTTGGAATGTCGTCCGCTACTGCAGGGAGCGATACAGCCCTCAGAGGAGAGACCTCAGTCTTCCAAATGCATTCAGTGGGCGAATCTGGCTGGAAGATTTTGGCCCTCCTCCACCAATCCAAACCCTTGGCGTCCCTCCCCCATATACTGCAAGCCCACCTCCCCCTTATGCTGCAGATCCACCCCCCTATAGTGTTGAGGACCCTCAAGACAACAGAGATCCTCCCCCTCCATTTCCCAACTCACCTGTTGTGCCGTTTCCTTGCGCAAATGGTGGAAGTGCAGAGGAGGGGGCTGCCGTCTGGCCTGCCATGCAGAGAAATGCTCCTGGGTGCTTTTTAGGACCTACCTTGGAAACAGAATTGCCAGTGGACTCCTGA